In Sphingobium sp. Z007, one DNA window encodes the following:
- a CDS encoding YitT family protein, which translates to MTNHRYALRFSQLFWGLCLYGFSMALMLRANLGLDPWDVLHQGLAPRMGLSFGMTVNLIGALVLLLWWPLKQRPGIGTIANILVIGTAVDLSLILLPTPEGLWVRAGWLGAGIVLNGIAGGAYIGAGMGPGPRDGLMTGLCRRTGWPVKWVRTGIEIGVLAIGWLLGGTVGVGTILYAATIGWIVHHALPFFRIAAPGRPAQA; encoded by the coding sequence ATGACCAACCACCGCTACGCCCTCCGTTTTTCGCAGCTCTTCTGGGGCTTGTGCCTCTACGGTTTTTCCATGGCGCTGATGCTGCGCGCCAATTTGGGGCTCGATCCCTGGGATGTGCTGCATCAGGGGCTAGCGCCCCGTATGGGCCTCAGCTTTGGCATGACCGTCAACCTGATCGGCGCGCTCGTGCTGCTGCTGTGGTGGCCACTCAAGCAACGGCCAGGGATCGGCACGATCGCCAATATCCTGGTGATCGGGACCGCGGTGGACCTGTCGCTGATACTGCTGCCGACGCCCGAAGGCCTGTGGGTGCGCGCGGGCTGGCTGGGCGCGGGGATCGTCCTCAACGGTATCGCGGGCGGTGCCTATATCGGTGCGGGCATGGGGCCGGGGCCGCGCGACGGGTTAATGACCGGCCTATGCCGCCGGACCGGCTGGCCGGTCAAATGGGTGCGCACCGGCATCGAGATCGGCGTGCTGGCGATCGGCTGGCTGCTGGGCGGCACGGTGGGGGTGGGCACCATCCTCTACGCCGCGACGATCGGCTGGATCGTCCACCATGCGCTGCCCTTTTTCCGCATCGCCGCGCCGGGACGTCCCGCGCAGGCATGA